Proteins encoded within one genomic window of Borrelia parkeri:
- a CDS encoding MATE family efflux transporter yields the protein MLLSRTKTRELILEGNLYRVLLVISFPIVITNVLQAFYELVDMFYVRNLGVMPLAALSLTGPINFLIMVFAMGIAIGSVSLMSRCIGEETFAKFSKYAGQLIFLNFVLSLFVAVLVLIFIDSILDIMSVSGELRELTKSYFYVVIYAIPVMFLSVSVVYILNAQGETVIAMMLILVANVINFILDPILMFTFGLGIAGAAWSTLFSKLMTVFSYFFFTYRLNFGFKVRLRDIAPNIIIIKSIINVGFPAIFGQMMASLSFLIFNYIVIQISSKFLAAYGMVNNIISFLLLPGMSIGTGIITIVGQNLGAKNISRVEDILKKGFFVTLLIMITVASFLISFKEIIIETFTNDLEVVGYANSYFLLASIGSVGFGLQQVFLGGLIGAGFTKLVMIVICIRLWIIRLPTVFILQYFGFIEDSLGYAFIISNYVALIILLCLTFTKYWTKTQ from the coding sequence ATGTTATTAAGTAGAACTAAAACGAGGGAATTAATATTAGAAGGTAATTTATATCGAGTGCTTTTAGTTATTAGTTTTCCTATCGTGATAACTAATGTTCTTCAGGCTTTTTATGAGCTTGTAGATATGTTTTATGTTAGGAATCTTGGAGTTATGCCACTTGCCGCATTATCTCTTACTGGTCCTATTAATTTTCTTATTATGGTTTTTGCTATGGGAATAGCTATAGGAAGTGTATCATTAATGTCTAGATGTATTGGAGAAGAGACTTTTGCTAAGTTTTCAAAATATGCAGGGCAATTAATTTTTTTAAATTTTGTATTGTCTTTGTTTGTTGCAGTTTTAGTTTTAATCTTTATAGATTCAATTTTAGATATTATGAGTGTAAGTGGTGAACTTAGAGAACTTACAAAATCTTATTTTTATGTCGTAATCTATGCGATACCAGTAATGTTTTTAAGTGTTTCTGTTGTGTACATATTAAATGCTCAAGGAGAAACTGTCATTGCAATGATGCTGATTTTGGTTGCAAATGTTATTAATTTTATTCTTGATCCAATTTTAATGTTTACTTTTGGTTTAGGTATTGCTGGTGCTGCTTGGTCTACTCTTTTTTCAAAATTAATGACAGTTTTTTCTTATTTTTTTTTTACTTATAGACTAAATTTTGGATTTAAAGTGCGTTTAAGAGACATTGCTCCAAATATTATTATAATAAAAAGTATTATTAATGTGGGATTTCCGGCGATTTTTGGACAGATGATGGCTTCTCTGTCGTTTTTAATTTTTAATTACATTGTAATTCAAATCAGCTCAAAATTTTTAGCTGCTTATGGTATGGTTAATAATATTATTTCTTTTTTACTTCTTCCTGGAATGAGTATTGGTACTGGAATTATTACGATTGTTGGACAAAATCTTGGTGCAAAGAATATTAGCAGGGTAGAAGATATTTTAAAAAAGGGATTTTTTGTTACCTTGCTAATAATGATCACAGTTGCATCATTTTTAATCTCTTTTAAAGAGATTATAATAGAAACTTTTACAAATGATTTGGAAGTTGTTGGTTATGCTAATAGTTATTTTTTATTGGCATCGATTGGAAGTGTTGGATTTGGATTGCAACAAGTTTTTTTGGGAGGATTGATAGGAGCAGGCTTTACAAAGCTTGTTATGATTGTTATCTGTATTCGTCTTTGGATTATTCGTTTGCCAACTGTGTTTATTTTGCAATATTTTGGATTTATAGAAGATTCGTTGGGATATGCTTTTATAATTTCAAATTATGTGGCTTTGATTATCTTGTTATGTTTGACTTTTACTAAATATTGGACGAAGACACAATAA
- the tuf gene encoding elongation factor Tu yields MAKEVFQRTKPHMNVGTIGHVDHGKTTLTAAISIYCSKVNKDAKALKYEDIDNAPEEKARGITINARHIEYETAGRHYAHVDCPGHADYIKNMITGAAQMDAAVLLVAADSGAEPQTKEHLLLAQRMGINKIIVFLNKLDLADPELVELVEVEVLELVEKYGFPGDTPIVKGSAFGAMSNPDDPEATKCIKELLETMDNYFDLPQRDIDKPFLLAVEDVFSISGRGTVATGRIERGVIKVGQEVEIVGIRETRKTTVTGVEMFQKILEQGQAGDNVGLLLRGVDKKDIERGQVIAAIGTITPHKKFKASIYCLTKEEGGRHKPFFSGYRPQFFFRTTDVTGMVSLEGKEMVMPGDNVDIVVELISSIAMDKNVEFAVREGGRTVASGRILEILE; encoded by the coding sequence ATGGCTAAGGAAGTCTTTCAGAGAACAAAACCGCATATGAATGTGGGTACAATAGGGCATGTTGACCATGGTAAAACAACATTAACCGCTGCTATTAGTATTTATTGTTCAAAGGTAAATAAAGATGCTAAGGCGCTTAAATATGAAGATATTGATAATGCGCCTGAAGAGAAAGCAAGAGGAATAACAATAAATGCCAGACATATTGAGTATGAAACTGCAGGGAGGCATTATGCTCACGTTGATTGTCCTGGCCACGCTGACTATATTAAAAATATGATTACAGGTGCAGCTCAGATGGATGCTGCGGTATTGTTGGTTGCTGCTGATAGTGGAGCAGAGCCTCAGACAAAAGAGCATTTACTTCTTGCTCAGCGAATGGGGATAAATAAAATAATAGTATTTTTAAATAAACTAGATTTGGCAGATCCTGAACTTGTTGAACTTGTTGAAGTTGAAGTTTTAGAGCTTGTTGAAAAATATGGATTTCCTGGTGATACACCAATAGTAAAGGGTTCAGCTTTTGGAGCTATGTCAAATCCTGATGATCCTGAAGCTACAAAATGCATAAAGGAACTTCTTGAAACTATGGATAATTATTTTGATCTTCCTCAAAGAGATATTGATAAACCATTTTTGCTTGCTGTTGAAGATGTTTTCTCTATCTCTGGACGTGGTACTGTTGCTACTGGTCGTATTGAGAGAGGTGTTATTAAAGTTGGACAAGAAGTTGAAATCGTTGGAATTAGAGAAACTAGGAAGACAACCGTTACTGGTGTTGAAATGTTTCAAAAGATTCTTGAGCAAGGTCAAGCAGGGGATAATGTTGGTCTTTTGTTAAGAGGTGTTGATAAAAAGGATATTGAGAGAGGGCAGGTTATTGCTGCTATTGGTACAATTACTCCTCATAAGAAGTTCAAGGCTTCTATATATTGTCTAACTAAGGAAGAAGGCGGAAGACATAAACCATTCTTTTCAGGATATAGACCACAGTTTTTCTTTAGAACAACAGATGTTACAGGTATGGTTAGCTTAGAGGGCAAAGAAATGGTTATGCCTGGGGATAATGTTGACATTGTTGTTGAACTTATATCTTCAATAGCTATGGATAAGAATGTTGAATTTGCTGTTAGAGAAGGCGGTAGAACTGTTGCTTCAGGAAGGATTCTTGAAATATTGGAATAG
- the rpsJ gene encoding 30S ribosomal protein S10, with the protein MITKDKIRVRLFSFDVKILDQSAESIVRAVQKSKAQIKGPIPLPTKIKKYTVLRSPHVNKKSREQFEMRTHKRLIDILEPTSALMDSLMKLELPAGVEVDIKQ; encoded by the coding sequence TTGATTACTAAAGATAAGATACGGGTAAGACTTTTTAGTTTTGATGTTAAGATATTAGATCAGAGTGCTGAGTCTATTGTTAGGGCTGTTCAAAAATCTAAGGCACAAATTAAAGGTCCTATTCCTTTGCCGACAAAGATAAAAAAATATACTGTTTTGCGTTCTCCTCATGTTAATAAAAAATCAAGAGAACAGTTTGAAATGAGAACTCATAAGAGGCTTATTGATATTTTAGAGCCTACTTCTGCTTTAATGGACTCTTTAATGAAATTAGAGCTTCCTGCAGGAGTGGAGGTTGATATTAAGCAGTAA
- the rplC gene encoding 50S ribosomal protein L3, with product MLGLIGKKVGMTQVFQGNGVVVPVTVIEFEPNYVIGKRTVERDGYDALIMGSVDLRSSKISKPIRGQYKNLENVEPKRYVIEFKGLKGYDAGDEIGLDAFREIKYVDITGTTKGKGFQGAMKRHNFSGGPSSHGSKFHRHLGGTGQATTPARTFKGTKMAGRMGGEQQTIQNLEVVFIDEEKRAILVKGAVPGVKGSFVIVKKAKKVGV from the coding sequence ATGTTGGGATTGATTGGAAAAAAAGTTGGCATGACGCAGGTCTTTCAAGGTAATGGAGTTGTGGTGCCTGTTACGGTGATAGAATTTGAGCCCAATTATGTTATAGGAAAAAGAACGGTAGAAAGAGATGGATATGATGCTCTGATAATGGGTTCTGTCGATCTTAGGAGTTCTAAAATTTCAAAACCTATAAGAGGTCAGTATAAAAACTTAGAGAATGTTGAACCTAAGAGATATGTGATAGAATTTAAGGGTCTTAAAGGTTATGATGCTGGTGATGAAATCGGACTTGATGCTTTCAGGGAGATTAAGTATGTGGATATTACTGGTACCACTAAGGGTAAAGGTTTTCAAGGGGCTATGAAGAGGCATAATTTTAGCGGTGGTCCATCTTCTCATGGTTCTAAGTTTCATAGACATCTTGGTGGTACAGGTCAAGCTACTACACCCGCTAGAACCTTTAAGGGAACTAAAATGGCTGGCAGAATGGGTGGAGAGCAACAGACTATTCAAAATCTTGAAGTTGTTTTTATTGATGAAGAGAAAAGAGCCATTTTGGTAAAAGGAGCTGTGCCAGGGGTTAAGGGTTCTTTTGTTATTGTTAAAAAGGCGAAAAAAGTGGGTGTTTAG
- the rplD gene encoding 50S ribosomal protein L4 has protein sequence MERKVFSKDGQELRTINLEDEVFNIDISYGSIYNAINNELANLRVGTASTKTRSEVRGSSKKPWKQKGTGRARVGTKRNPVWVGGGVALGPKPRDYSYKLPKKVKRLAFRSVLSLCVSVEDRLKIVENFTIESGKTKDLALIMKNFIKINGKTVILLGNDDQMVKRAGRNIRDLKILSFNRLRVVDLFYAKNLIALESAINGLNELYVK, from the coding sequence ATGGAAAGAAAAGTTTTTTCTAAGGATGGACAAGAACTTCGAACTATAAATTTAGAGGATGAAGTTTTTAATATAGATATTAGTTATGGTTCTATATATAATGCTATTAATAATGAATTAGCCAATCTTAGAGTTGGAACAGCTTCAACTAAAACTAGGTCTGAGGTTAGGGGTAGTTCAAAGAAGCCTTGGAAACAAAAGGGTACAGGACGTGCGAGGGTTGGTACTAAGAGAAATCCCGTTTGGGTTGGTGGAGGTGTAGCTTTAGGGCCAAAACCAAGGGACTATAGTTATAAGCTTCCAAAGAAAGTTAAACGACTTGCTTTTAGATCTGTTCTTAGTCTGTGTGTATCTGTAGAAGATAGATTAAAAATTGTTGAAAATTTTACTATTGAATCAGGAAAGACAAAAGATCTTGCTTTAATAATGAAAAATTTTATAAAGATTAATGGTAAAACAGTAATTTTATTGGGTAATGATGATCAAATGGTTAAAAGAGCGGGAAGAAATATAAGAGATTTAAAGATTTTATCTTTTAATAGACTTAGAGTTGTTGATTTATTTTATGCTAAAAATTTAATAGCACTTGAGTCTGCTATTAATGGGCTTAATGAGCTTTATGTTAAATAA
- the rplW gene encoding 50S ribosomal protein L23, which yields MKAYDIIISPMLTEKTNIQRENMNVYAFKVRKQANKKEIGAAIKELFNVTPISCNLLNVKSKVKMVVSRKGYPIGKGKTSSWKKAYVYLKKEDKIDIF from the coding sequence ATGAAAGCTTATGATATAATAATTTCGCCTATGCTTACTGAGAAAACTAATATTCAAAGAGAGAATATGAATGTTTATGCTTTTAAGGTTAGGAAGCAAGCAAATAAAAAAGAGATTGGTGCTGCGATTAAAGAGCTTTTTAATGTTACTCCAATATCATGTAATTTGCTTAATGTTAAGAGCAAGGTTAAAATGGTTGTGTCAAGGAAAGGTTATCCTATTGGTAAGGGAAAAACTTCTTCATGGAAAAAGGCGTATGTTTATCTTAAAAAAGAAGATAAGATAGATATTTTTTAG
- the rplB gene encoding 50S ribosomal protein L2, which produces MGIKTYKPKTSSLRYKTTLSFDELSKGNSPLKSLTRGKVSRAGRDSSGRISVRRRGGGHKRRYREIDFGRRDKFGIPARVVSIEYDPNRSSNIALLVYRDGDKRYIIAPKGIKVGDVLESGPNAPIRIGNALPLEDIPVGKAVHNIELNVGKGGQLVRGAGGYAMVLASKGDYVTVKLPSGEMRMIFKKCIATLGEIGNEDYINVSIGKAGKSRWLGKRPKVRGVAMNPIDHPHGGGEGKTSGGRHPVSPWGQPTKGYKTRKKNKYSDKFIIKRRNN; this is translated from the coding sequence ATGGGTATTAAGACTTATAAGCCAAAAACTTCATCTTTACGTTATAAGACAACTTTATCTTTTGATGAGTTAAGTAAGGGTAATAGTCCTTTGAAGTCTTTAACTAGAGGGAAGGTATCTAGGGCTGGAAGAGATTCTTCTGGAAGAATTAGTGTTAGAAGAAGAGGTGGGGGACATAAAAGACGGTATAGAGAGATTGACTTTGGTAGAAGGGATAAGTTTGGTATACCTGCTCGAGTTGTGTCTATTGAGTATGATCCAAATAGAAGTTCTAATATAGCTTTGCTTGTTTACAGAGATGGGGATAAAAGATATATTATTGCTCCTAAAGGAATTAAAGTTGGTGATGTTTTGGAGAGTGGTCCAAATGCTCCAATAAGGATTGGCAATGCTTTGCCACTTGAGGACATTCCTGTTGGTAAAGCAGTGCATAACATTGAGCTTAATGTTGGAAAAGGTGGACAGCTTGTAAGAGGTGCTGGAGGATATGCGATGGTGCTTGCTTCTAAGGGAGATTATGTAACAGTTAAGCTTCCATCAGGTGAGATGCGCATGATCTTTAAAAAATGCATAGCAACTCTTGGAGAAATTGGCAATGAAGATTATATAAATGTTTCTATTGGTAAAGCCGGTAAGAGTAGATGGCTTGGTAAAAGGCCTAAGGTAAGAGGTGTTGCGATGAATCCTATCGACCATCCACATGGAGGTGGTGAGGGTAAGACTTCTGGTGGTCGTCATCCTGTATCTCCTTGGGGACAGCCAACTAAGGGATATAAGACTCGTAAGAAAAATAAGTATTCAGATAAATTTATCATTAAAAGAAGAAATAATTAG
- the rpsS gene encoding 30S ribosomal protein S19, with amino-acid sequence MARSIKKGPFIEKSLYQKVLASSGREKRVVIKTYSRASTIIPEMVSLTISVYNGKSFIPVYITEDLVGHKLGEFSPTRIFRGHAKSDKKGRK; translated from the coding sequence GTGGCAAGATCTATTAAAAAAGGACCTTTTATAGAAAAGAGTCTTTATCAAAAAGTTTTAGCCTCTTCTGGCAGAGAGAAAAGGGTGGTAATTAAAACCTATTCTAGAGCCTCAACAATAATTCCTGAGATGGTAAGTCTTACTATATCTGTTTACAATGGGAAGTCTTTTATTCCTGTGTATATTACTGAAGATCTTGTTGGGCATAAGCTTGGGGAATTTTCACCTACAAGAATTTTTAGGGGACATGCTAAATCAGATAAGAAGGGAAGGAAGTAG
- the rplV gene encoding 50S ribosomal protein L22 — MFVNRRYTARGKNLPSSPKKVRPIADNIRGKPYSEAVAILCSMPNKCAKLLGKVVKSAASNAMYHNRKLSEDMIFIKTVMVDDGRRRRSIWPRARGRADRLVNRSCHIFVEVYEKMYGGE, encoded by the coding sequence ATGTTTGTAAATAGAAGATATACTGCAAGAGGCAAAAATTTGCCATCTTCTCCAAAAAAAGTAAGGCCTATAGCTGATAATATACGAGGTAAGCCTTACAGTGAAGCTGTTGCGATACTTTGTTCTATGCCCAATAAATGTGCTAAACTTTTAGGTAAGGTGGTCAAATCAGCCGCATCGAATGCTATGTATCATAACAGAAAGCTTTCTGAAGATATGATATTTATAAAAACAGTTATGGTAGACGATGGGCGAAGGCGTAGGAGCATTTGGCCTAGAGCTAGAGGTAGAGCAGATAGGCTTGTTAACAGAAGTTGTCATATTTTTGTTGAAGTTTATGAAAAGATGTATGGTGGAGAATAA
- the rpsC gene encoding 30S ribosomal protein S3: MGQKVHPYSLRIKINRDWKSKWYFDKKLYSDILHEDFLIRRETMKFLKGIKFDISDIEIIRNNLQRVTVVISTPRPGSVIGVKGANLEKIGQLLTRKISKKINIKIKEIKKPEFDAQIVANGIAKQLENRASYRKLLKSSLLSSISKGVQGVKIKVSGRLGGAEIARSFEVKEGRIPLHTLRANIDYGFAEAQTTYGVIGVKVWLFKGEVLGKQTNSDAGQVINKKTSREKSEHFDKNRVDDKSKKVVNDDKFSRKKLEFGSKSNSSFKKKNGSDV, from the coding sequence ATGGGTCAAAAAGTACATCCTTACAGTTTAAGAATTAAGATTAATAGGGATTGGAAATCAAAGTGGTATTTTGATAAAAAATTATATTCTGATATTCTTCACGAAGATTTTTTAATAAGACGGGAAACTATGAAGTTTCTTAAAGGAATTAAGTTTGATATTTCTGACATAGAGATTATTAGAAATAATCTTCAAAGAGTAACAGTAGTAATTTCCACTCCAAGACCTGGTTCTGTTATTGGTGTTAAGGGCGCCAATCTTGAAAAAATTGGACAATTATTAACTAGAAAAATATCTAAAAAAATTAATATTAAAATAAAAGAGATTAAGAAGCCAGAATTTGATGCACAAATTGTTGCTAATGGAATAGCAAAACAACTAGAAAATAGAGCTTCTTATAGAAAACTTTTAAAGTCTTCACTTTTATCTTCTATTTCCAAAGGTGTTCAAGGTGTAAAAATTAAAGTCTCAGGCAGGCTTGGTGGGGCTGAGATTGCCAGAAGTTTTGAAGTTAAAGAAGGACGGATTCCTTTACATACTCTTAGAGCTAATATAGATTATGGTTTTGCCGAAGCTCAGACAACTTATGGTGTTATTGGTGTTAAAGTTTGGTTGTTTAAGGGAGAAGTTTTAGGAAAACAGACTAATTCAGATGCTGGTCAGGTAATTAACAAAAAAACTTCAAGAGAAAAGAGTGAGCATTTTGACAAAAATAGAGTAGATGATAAGAGTAAAAAAGTTGTCAATGACGATAAATTTTCTAGAAAAAAATTAGAATTTGGATCTAAATCCAATAGTAGTTTTAAAAAGAAAAATGGTTCTGATGTCTAG
- the rplP gene encoding 50S ribosomal protein L16 — protein MLSPRKVKYRKKQRGRLSGEAQKGNEISFGEYGLVSLETYFITARQIEAARVAMTRRVKRGGKVWIRIFPDVPYTKKPAETRMGKGKGGVDHWNAPVKLGTVMFEMAGVPRELAEAAMMLASSKLPVKTTFVVRRDLR, from the coding sequence ATGTTAAGTCCTAGAAAGGTTAAATATAGGAAGAAGCAAAGAGGAAGACTTTCTGGAGAGGCTCAGAAGGGTAACGAGATATCTTTTGGAGAATATGGACTTGTTTCTCTTGAGACATATTTTATTACTGCACGGCAGATTGAAGCAGCTCGTGTTGCTATGACACGTAGAGTTAAGAGGGGAGGTAAGGTTTGGATCAGAATATTTCCAGATGTGCCTTATACTAAAAAGCCAGCTGAAACGAGAATGGGTAAAGGTAAGGGAGGAGTTGATCATTGGAATGCTCCTGTTAAGCTTGGGACCGTTATGTTTGAGATGGCTGGAGTGCCTAGAGAACTTGCTGAGGCAGCTATGATGCTTGCCAGTTCTAAGCTCCCGGTTAAAACTACATTTGTGGTAAGGCGAGATTTGAGGTGA
- the rpmC gene encoding 50S ribosomal protein L29 codes for MLKKFRDLTLEDMKAKRLALKKEYMDLRFKVVVGHVENPLKKRELRRDIARLNTIVHEYEIGIRKV; via the coding sequence ATGTTGAAAAAATTTAGGGATCTTACTCTTGAAGATATGAAAGCTAAGAGATTGGCTTTAAAAAAAGAATATATGGACTTAAGATTTAAGGTTGTGGTTGGTCATGTTGAGAATCCTTTAAAAAAAAGAGAGCTGAGGCGAGATATTGCAAGGCTTAATACAATAGTTCATGAATATGAAATAGGTATTAGGAAGGTTTAA
- the rpsQ gene encoding 30S ribosomal protein S17 — translation MARENKKELIGKVVSDKMSKTIVVEIVQRKMHPIYHKYLKVSRRVKAHDEREESKLGDKVKIIESRPISKEKRWMLVEVLEKSK, via the coding sequence ATGGCAAGGGAAAATAAGAAAGAGCTAATTGGAAAGGTTGTTAGTGATAAGATGAGTAAAACAATAGTTGTTGAAATTGTTCAAAGGAAAATGCATCCTATCTATCATAAGTACTTAAAAGTTAGCAGAAGAGTGAAGGCTCATGATGAGAGAGAAGAATCAAAACTTGGAGATAAGGTAAAGATTATTGAATCCAGGCCTATTAGTAAAGAAAAAAGATGGATGCTTGTTGAAGTTTTGGAGAAGTCAAAATAA
- the rplN gene encoding 50S ribosomal protein L14, protein MVQMQTYLTVADNTGGKIAECIKVLGGSKKRSARVGDIIVIAVKQAIPNSPIKKGEVHKAVVVRTSKEIRRKNGTYVRFDDNACVILDANLNPRGKRVFGPVARELRDANFMKVVSLASEVI, encoded by the coding sequence ATGGTACAGATGCAGACATATTTAACGGTTGCTGACAATACTGGCGGTAAGATAGCAGAATGCATAAAAGTTCTTGGTGGAAGTAAAAAACGATCTGCTAGGGTTGGAGACATAATAGTTATTGCTGTGAAGCAAGCAATTCCCAATTCACCTATTAAGAAAGGAGAGGTGCATAAAGCCGTAGTTGTTAGGACCTCAAAAGAGATAAGACGGAAGAATGGGACTTATGTTAGATTTGATGATAATGCATGTGTTATACTTGATGCTAACTTAAATCCAAGAGGTAAGAGAGTTTTTGGACCTGTTGCAAGAGAGCTAAGGGATGCTAATTTTATGAAAGTTGTCTCATTGGCTTCAGAGGTAATATAA
- the rplX gene encoding 50S ribosomal protein L24: MKTKLKVGDNVKILCGKDRGKTGEVVSIDRKNLKVIVKSCNMVKKVVKARTPQEKSKIIDKEASIDISNVMLFSSGVASRIGFKFENNEKKRYLKKNGENV, translated from the coding sequence ATGAAGACGAAGTTGAAAGTAGGCGATAATGTAAAAATTCTTTGTGGTAAGGATAGAGGTAAAACAGGTGAAGTTGTTAGCATAGATAGGAAAAATCTTAAGGTTATTGTTAAGTCTTGTAATATGGTTAAGAAGGTTGTTAAGGCAAGAACTCCTCAAGAGAAGAGCAAGATAATTGATAAGGAAGCATCTATAGATATTTCAAATGTAATGTTATTTTCAAGTGGTGTAGCTTCAAGAATAGGGTTTAAATTTGAAAATAATGAAAAAAAGAGATACCTTAAAAAGAATGGGGAGAATGTTTAG
- the rplE gene encoding 50S ribosomal protein L5: MSYVPALKKHYKDNIIKELVSEFQYKSIMQAPKIEKIIVSMGVGDAVKNKKLLDSAIYELSQITGQRAVKTKAKKAIAGFKIRQGQEIGAKVTLRGNIMYEFLYKLINLALPRVKDFRGVNGNAFDGNGNYSFGIAEQIIFSEIDYDKIERISGLNVTIVTTALNDREGKALLSKFGMPFSN, from the coding sequence ATGAGTTATGTTCCTGCGTTAAAGAAGCATTATAAAGATAATATTATAAAAGAGCTTGTTAGTGAGTTTCAATATAAATCTATTATGCAAGCTCCAAAAATAGAAAAAATTATTGTTTCTATGGGAGTTGGTGATGCTGTTAAAAATAAAAAGCTTTTAGATTCAGCTATTTATGAGCTTAGTCAAATCACTGGTCAACGGGCTGTTAAGACAAAGGCCAAAAAAGCCATTGCTGGGTTTAAAATTAGACAAGGTCAAGAGATAGGCGCTAAGGTTACTCTTCGAGGTAATATTATGTATGAGTTTTTATATAAACTTATTAATTTGGCGTTACCTCGTGTTAAAGATTTTAGAGGTGTAAATGGCAATGCATTTGATGGTAATGGTAATTACTCTTTTGGAATAGCAGAGCAAATAATATTCTCTGAGATAGATTATGATAAAATAGAGAGGATATCTGGCTTGAATGTTACAATAGTAACTACGGCTTTAAACGACAGAGAGGGTAAAGCTTTGCTTTCGAAGTTTGGTATGCCATTTAGTAATTAA
- a CDS encoding type Z 30S ribosomal protein S14, whose product MAKKSMIVKALRKPKYKTRQKNRCKLCGRPKGYMRDFGMCRICFRNHASAGLIPGVSKSSW is encoded by the coding sequence ATGGCTAAAAAATCAATGATAGTTAAGGCCTTACGAAAGCCAAAATATAAAACGAGACAAAAAAATAGATGTAAGTTATGTGGGCGTCCAAAGGGGTATATGAGAGATTTTGGTATGTGTCGTATATGCTTTAGGAATCATGCATCTGCAGGATTAATTCCTGGGGTCTCAAAATCAAGCTGGTAA
- the rpsH gene encoding 30S ribosomal protein S8 has product MAVTHSVGDMLTKIRNASRVKHESVDLKMSKINKSILDILKEEGYIKNYNIFDKKGISFIKAILNYDNKRNSAINRIDAISTPGRKVYSSYKNMPRIKNGYGILIVSSSKGVITGKQAKDNKVGGELICSVW; this is encoded by the coding sequence ATGGCTGTTACGCATTCAGTGGGAGATATGTTAACTAAGATAAGAAATGCAAGTAGGGTTAAGCATGAGTCTGTAGACTTAAAGATGTCTAAAATAAATAAATCTATCTTAGACATTCTGAAGGAAGAAGGATATATTAAGAATTATAATATCTTTGATAAGAAGGGCATTTCTTTTATTAAGGCAATACTAAATTATGATAATAAGAGAAATTCGGCTATAAATAGAATAGATGCTATTTCAACTCCTGGTAGAAAAGTTTATTCTTCATACAAAAATATGCCAAGGATAAAGAATGGGTATGGCATATTAATAGTGTCTTCTTCAAAAGGTGTTATTACTGGCAAGCAAGCCAAAGATAATAAAGTAGGTGGTGAGCTAATTTGCTCAGTTTGGTAA
- the rplF gene encoding 50S ribosomal protein L6: MSRIGKLPIKIVDFVKVDIKDNIVIVEGKRGKLSQEIKSSIKVRVEDSNIIVERSFDDKQTRAFHGLYRSLISNMVKGVSDGFSKSLTISGIGYRVEQQGTSLFFNLGYSTQFEYVIPEGINIRLDGNTKIAVEGIDKCRVGQVAAEIRGLRVPEPYKGKGIKYDNEVSRRKVGKSGVKK; the protein is encoded by the coding sequence ATGTCACGTATTGGTAAACTTCCTATAAAGATAGTTGATTTTGTGAAGGTTGATATTAAAGACAACATAGTAATAGTTGAGGGTAAGAGAGGCAAATTAAGCCAAGAAATAAAGAGTAGCATTAAGGTTAGAGTTGAGGATAGTAATATTATTGTTGAGCGTTCTTTTGACGATAAACAGACAAGAGCTTTTCATGGACTTTATAGAAGTTTAATTTCTAATATGGTTAAGGGAGTATCTGATGGATTTTCAAAATCTCTTACTATTAGTGGTATAGGGTACAGGGTTGAGCAACAAGGAACAAGTCTTTTTTTTAACTTAGGATATTCAACTCAATTTGAGTATGTGATTCCCGAAGGAATTAATATTCGACTTGATGGTAATACCAAAATTGCTGTTGAGGGTATAGATAAGTGTAGAGTTGGACAGGTTGCTGCTGAGATTAGAGGTTTGAGAGTTCCTGAACCATATAAGGGTAAAGGAATTAAATATGATAATGAAGTAAGCAGACGCAAAGTAGGGAAATCAGGAGTAAAAAAATAG